The Arachis hypogaea cultivar Tifrunner chromosome 19, arahy.Tifrunner.gnm2.J5K5, whole genome shotgun sequence genome has a window encoding:
- the LOC112752043 gene encoding monocopper oxidase-like protein SKS1: protein MVTTLLSLLLLLPCLSSAADPTVNADLRFSYKTLSPLGLPQRVIAVNGDFPGPFINVTTNNNVNVNVHNDLDEDLLVTWSGIQMRRDAWEDGVIGTNCPIPPKWNWTYQFQVKDQIGSFFYFPSLNFQRASGGFGPIVVNNRNIIPIPFAQPDGDIFIIIGDWYTQTHTALRTTLDGGKDLGIPDGVLINGKGPYQYNTTLVPAGIDYETIRVDPGKTYRLRVHNVGISTSLNFRIQNHNLLLAETEGHYTIQTNFTDFDIHAGQSYSFLLSTDQNASTDYYIVASARFVNGSAWDRVTGVAILHYSNSQGKASGPLPPPPDDIYNPGYSMNQAKSVRQNTSASGARPNPQGSFHYGSINITDTYLLQVVPPVTIKGNVRATINGVSFNKPSVPFRLADLHKLRGIYKLDFPSKPMNKAPVIDTSLINATYKGFIEIVLQNNDTTVQNFHLDGYSFFVVGMDFGNWSENSRGSYNKWDAISRCTTQVYPGGWTAILISLDNVGTWNLRSENLDRWFLGQETYLRIVNPEENGETEMPPPDHVLYCGPLKNLQKQQNHSSSAVSAFGGNLLLSLLLALFAAIFMCN from the exons ATGGTGACGACGCTTCTCTCTCTGCTTCTGCTGCTTCCATGCCTCTCTTCCGCTGCCGATCCTACCGTTAACGCTGACCTTCGCTTCTCATACAAAACTCTTTCCCCCCTCGGTCTTCCTCAACGG GTCATAGCTGTCAATGGTGATTTTCCAGGGCCCTTCATCAACGTTACGACTAATAACAATGTTAATGTGAACGTCCACAATGATTTGGATGAAGATCTTCTCGTTACATG GTCTGGCATTCAAATGCGCCGCGATGCATGGGAAGATGGTGTTATTGGAACAAATTGTCCAATTCCTCCCAAGTGGAATTGGACATACCAGTTCCAAGTCAAGGATCAAATTGGGAGTTTCTTTTACTTCCCTTCCCTAAATTTCCAAAGAGCCTCTGGTGGTTTTGGTCCCATTGTTGTCAATAATAGGAATATTATCCCTATTCCTTTTGCACAGCCAGATGGGGATATTTTCATCATAATTGGTGATTGGTATACCCAGACTCACACG GCTCTGAGAACGACACTTGATGGTGGAAAAGACCTTGGAATTCCAGATGGTGTTCTTATCAATGGAAAGGGACCTTACCAATACAACACCACTCTTGTACCTGCTGGCATTGACTATGAAACAATTAGGGTTGATCCAG GCAAGACATACCGACTTCGAGTCCACAATGTGGGGATTTCAACTAGTTTGAACTTCCGGATTCAAAATCACAATCTATTGCTTGCAGAAACAGAGGGCCATTACACAATTCAAACAAATTTCACTGACTTTGATATTCATGCTGGCCAGTCATACTCTTTTCTACTTTCAACTGATCAGAATGCAAGTACAGACTACTATATTGTTGCAAGTGCAAGGTTTGTAAATGGTTCAGCATGGGATAGGGTTACGGGTGTTGCAATTTTACACTACTCAAATTCTCAGGGAAAAGCAAGTGGTCCACTTCCACCCCCACCAGATGATATTTATAACCCGGGTTATTCAATGAACCAAGCCAAAAGTGTCAG GCAAAACACATCTGCTAGTGGAGCTCGCCCTAATCCCCAAGGATCCTTTCATTATGGATCTATCAATATCACTGATACATATTTGTTACAAGTTGTGCCACCAGTGACCATAAAAGGCAACGTTCGAGCTACTATCAATGGGGTCTCATTTAATAAGCCTTCTGTTCCATTTCGGCTTGCTGATCTGCATAAATTAAGAGGAATTTACAAGCTTGATTTCCCCAGTAAACCGATGAACAAAGCACCAGTAATCGACACCTCTCTCATAAATGCTACTTATAAGGGGTTCATTGAGATTGTACTGCAAAACAATGACACAACAGTGCAGAATTTTCACTTGGATGGCTACTCCTTTTTTGTAGTTGG GATGGACTTTGGTAATTGGTCAGAGAATTCTAGAGGTTCTTATAACAAGTGGGATGCGATTTCTCGCTGCACAACTCAG GTTTACCCTGGAGGATGGACAGCAATCCTTATATCTCTAGACAATGTTGGAACTTGGAACCTGAGATCAGAAAACCTTGACAGGTGGTTCCTAGGCCAAGAAACATATCTGAGGATCGTCAATCCTGAAGAAAATGGTGAAACTGAGATGCCTCCACCAGATCATGTTCTCTACTGTGGCCCCCTCAAAAACTTGCAGAA GCAGCAGAACCATTCTTCTTCTGCAGTCTCTGCTTTTGGAGGGAACCTCCTTTTATCATTACTACTGGCACTTTTTGCTGCGATTTTCATGTGTAACTAA
- the LOC112747301 gene encoding sucrose transport protein SUC1-like → MESPTKSSLQLETATTTNITPILKIISVASVAAGIQFGWALQLSLLTPYVQLLGVPHVWASFIWLCGPISGMVVQPIVGYYSDRCNSRLGRRKPFIITGALSVIIAVFLIGYAADLGHSFGDDITKKTRPRAVAIFVIGFWVLDVANNMLQGPCRAFLGDLSAGDEGKIRMANAFFSFFMAIGNILGYAAGSYENLHKAFPFSNTEACDKFCANLKSCFFISILLLLTLAGLAMFFVEDVPLSEAKKNEDIEGTEDSSRSAGCFGEIINWIGWFPFFLFNTDWMGKEVYGGNVGDEAYDKGVRAGSLGLMINAIVLAVMSLGVEPASNIMGGAKNLWGIVNFILSGGLLSTIYITKVAEFDRHRAGHYVPPATGVRVGAMTFFAVIGIPLAINFSVPFALASVYSATSGAGQGLSLGVLNLAIVIPQMIVSTVSGQVDAWFGGGNLPAFVMGAIAAAVSGAMAIVMLPSIKKSDATKASMVVGGGH, encoded by the exons ATGGAGTCCCCAACGAAGAGCTCACTTCAGCTGGAGACGGCTACAACCACGAATATTACACCCATTTTGAAGATTATTTCAGTTGCATCCGTTGCTGCTGGCATCCAGTTTGGGTGGGCCCTACAACTCTCCCTCCTCACACCATACGTCCAACTGTTGGGGGTCCCACACGTGTGGGCCTCCTTCATTTGGCTGTGTGGTCCCATCTCCGGGATGGTAGTCCAGCCCATTGTGGGATACTACAGTGATCGTTGCAACTCAAGACTCGGCCGCCGTAAACCTTTTATCATCACTGGAGCCCTTTCTGTCATCATCGCCGTCTTTCTCATCGGATACGCTGCTGACCTCGGTCACTCCTTCGGCGATGACATTACGAAGAAAACCCGCCCTCGAGCTGTTGCCATATTCGTCATCGGCTTTTGGGTTCTAGACGTGGCCAACAATATGCTCCAAGGGCCTTGCCGCGCCTTCTTGGGCGACCTGTCTGCCGGAGACGAAGGCAAGATCCGAATGGCCAatgccttcttctctttcttcatgGCAATAGGTAACATCCTCGGCTACGCGGCAGGTTCATATGAAAATCTACACAAAGCATTTCCGTTCTCGAACACGGAGGCATGCGACAAGTTCTGTGCTAACCTCAAGAGCTGCTTCTTCATCTCCATCCTTCTCCTCCTTACCCTGGCTGGCCTTGCCATGTTCTTCGTTGAAGATGTTCCCCTCTCAGAGGCAAAGAAAAATGAGGACATTGAAGGCACTGAGGACTCTTCTCGTTCGGCAGGATGCTTTGGAGAAATCATCAACTGGATCGGTTGGTTCCCATTCTTCTTGTTCAACACCGACTGGATGGGGAAGGAGGTGTACGGTGGTAACGTGGGTGACGAGGCCTACGACAAGGGTGTCCGCGCTGGATCGTTGGGTTTGATGATAAACGCTATCGTTTTGGCAGTTATGTCATTGGGAGTTGAACCGGCTAGCAATATCATGGGTGGAGCAAAGAACCTTTGGGGTATTGTTAACTTCATCCTTTCCGGTGGATTGCTTTCTACAATTTACATCACCAAGGTTGCCGAGTTTGACCGCCATCGTGCCGGCCATTATGTTCCTCCAGCTACCGGCGTAAGGGTTGGTGCCATGACTTTTTTCGCCGTCATCGGTATTCCACTTGCG atCAATTTCAGCGTTCCATTCGCTCTAGCATCAGTCTACTCAGCCACCAGTGGAGCAGGCCAAGGCTTGTCTCTTGGGGTTCTCAATCTTGCCATTGTGATCCCACAg ATGATAGTGTCAACAGTGAGTGGACAAGTGGATGCTTGGTTCGGCGGAGGGAACTTGCCTGCATTTGTGATGGGTGCGATAGCGGCGGCTGTGAGTGGTGCAATGGCAATTGTCATGCTTCCGTCCATAAAGAAATCGGATGCAACCAAAGCTTCTATGGTCGTTGGTGGCGGACACTGA
- the LOC140181857 gene encoding uncharacterized protein gives MLEEFRDKATGQIEIEELRETWRNEPPQKEENKSQTRDSKRPFKLTPKFDSYTRFNTRREDILKEILHNKLIKPPSRAGSYQDQRFVDKSKHCAFHQKFGHTTDECVIAKDLLERLARQGHLDKYISKARLASKGHNDRRPERTPNTPNKLRTQPPPPKGVINCISGGFASGGQTNSARKRRFREMLTMQQTNEATSHKPRTPNISFKQSDYQARSDNLDDPVVISVQAGDLLVKKVLLDLGSSADIIFYSTFKKMKLSEQTMLPSSRELVGFSGERVSILGSVWLQITIGDHPLSKTKDIQFLVVNYSSPYNIILGRPFLNSFGAIVSTIHLCVKFQVQGDQIATIHSDHIESRQCYNESLKIRSENNQKVNTNKEIYDVANIVDPTDFDPREYLRDRPAPTDNLEKVQLDNNDDHFTYISCSLLSGVKQRIINLLRANANLFAWTPMDMPRIDPDLICHKLQIDPKARPISQKKRNMGDEKRAACLEKTQKLLRAGFIEELRFTTWLSNVVMVRKTSGKWRMCVDFTNLNKACPKDAYPLPCIDKLVDNASGYNILSFLCAYFGYNHILMHPKDKDKTTFITELGNYYYKVMPFGLKNAGATYQRLMDKVFSKQIGRNLEVYVDDMVVKSQQDHIHDTDLEEVFKQVRKHNMRLNPKKCAFGVKGGKFLSFMLTARGIEANPEKCEAIINMRSPRTIKEIQQLNGRLAALSRFIPEISTHSQHFFNALKKQTRFNWNKDCEASFQKLKTILSSPPILQKPNSGKPLLLYLSVTSNAVSSVLVTEVKDKQEPVYFVSKLLQNAELRYPPTKKLAYALILRARRLRHYFQSNQIIVKTNQPLRKILTRPEVSGRLTKWSIELSEFDIVYEPRSAIKAQFLANFLAELTDQPNQDYTWELYVDGASNAEGSGAGVYLTNKHDLQTEQLIRFSFQTSNNQAEYEELLAGLRLAQSLNITHLQVYCDSQLIVQ, from the coding sequence ATGTTGGAAGAATTCCGAGACAAAGCAACAGGGCAGATCGAAATTGAGGAGCTGCGTGAAACTTGGAGGAACGAACCACCCCAAAAAGAGGAGAacaaatctcaaacaagggactCCAAGAGGCCTTTCAAGTTAACCCCAAAATTCGACTCATACACAAGATTTAACACAAGAAGGGAGGACATCCTGAAAGAAATACTGCATAACAAGCTCATTAAGCCACCAAGCAGGGCCGGCTCATATCAAGACCAGAGGTTCGTCGACAAATCGAAGCACTGTGCCTTCCACCAGAAGTTCGGACATACAACCGACGAATGCGTCATTGCCAAGGACCTCCTGGAGAGACTAGCGAGGCAAGGACACCTGGACAAATACATAAGCAAGGCCCGACTAGCTTCAAAAGGTCACAATGACCGACGCCCAGAGCGGACAccaaacacaccaaacaagctCAGAACGCAACCTCCGCCGCCAAAGGGAGTTATAAATTGCATCTCAGGAGGATTTGCAAGCGGTGGTCAAACCAACTCAGCACGCAAACGCCGATTCCGAGAAATGCTAACAATGCAACAAACAAACGAGGCGACCTCACACAAACCACGAACACCGAACATATCTTTCAAACAATCCGACTACCAAGCAAGGTCGGATAACTTAGACGATCCAGTGGTAATCTCAGTCCAAGCAGGAGATCTTCTCGTGAAGAAAGTCTTACTCGACCTTGGCAGTAGTGCAGACATAATTTTCTATTCCACCTTCAAAAAAATGAAGCTCAGCGAACAGACCATGCTACCATCCTCTAGGGAACTAGTCGGATTCTCAGGAGAACGTGTATCCATACTCGGCAGCgtatggttacaaataaccattGGAGACCATCCACTGAGCAAAACCAAGGATATACAATTCTTAGTTGTTAACTACAGCAGCCCTTACAACATCATCTTAGGCAGGccctttttgaattcttttgggGCTATTGTTTCAACCATCCATCTCTGTGTTAAATTTCAGGTGCAGGGGGACCAAATAGCCACTATTCACTCCGATCACATCGAATCTCGGcagtgctacaacgaaagcctgaagATAAGATCGGAAAACAATCAGAAAGTCAATACCAACAAGGAAATATATGACGTCGCCAACATCGTCGACCCCACCGACTTCGATCCCAGAGAATATCTCCGAGACAGGCCGGCACCAACAGACAATCTCGAAAAGGTACAACTGGATAACAATGACGACCATTTTACTTATATAAGttgttctcttctttcaggagttAAACAACGAATCATCAACTTACTCCGGGCCAATGCCAACCTGTTCGCTTGGACGCCCATGGATATGCCCAGAATCGACCCCGACCTCATATGCCACAAGTTACAAATTGATCCGAAAGCTCGGCCAATATCACAAAAGAAGCGAAACATGGGTGATGAAAAAAGAGCCGCTTGTTTGGAAAAAACCCAGAAACTCTTGCGAGCAGGTTTCATAGAGGAGCTGCGATTTACAACATGGCTCTCGAACGTGGTCATGGTAAGAAAAACATCAGGTAAATGGCGAATGTGTGTAGACTTCACTAACCTAAACAAAGCATGTCCTAAGGACGCTTATCCACTCCCATGCATAGATAAACTGGTAGATAATGCATCAGGATACAATATTTTGAGTTTCCTATGCGCATACTTTGGATACAACCATATTCTAATGCACCCAAAAGATAAGGACAAAACAACTTTCATAACCGAACTAGGGAACTATTATTATAAAgttatgccttttggacttaaGAATGCAGGTGCTACTTATCAACGACTGATGGACAAGGTTTTTAGCAAACAAATAGGAAGAAACTTGGAGGTATATGTCGACGACATGGTCGTCAAGTCTCAACAAGACCACATTCACGACACCGACTTAGAGGAGGTATTCAAACAGGtaagaaaacacaacatgagactcaacccaAAGAAATGTGCTTTTGGGGTCAAAGGTGGGAAATTCCTCAGCTTCATGCTGACAgcaagaggaatcgaggcaaaccccgAGAAATGTGAAGCGATAATCAACATGAGGAGTCCTCGGACAATAAAAGAAATACAACAACTAAACGGGAGACTAGCTGCGCTATCCCGATTCATACCAGAAATATCTACACACTCCCAGCACTTCTTCAATGCACTCAAGAAGCAAACACGCTTTAACTGGAACAAGGATTGTGAAGCATCTTTTCAAAAGTTAAAAACGATATTATCCTCTCCCCCAATCCTACAGAAACCAAACTCCGGTAAACCCCTACTATTATATTTATCAGTAACTTCTAATGCTGTTAGCTCGGTACTTGTGACAGAAGTCAAAGACAAACAAGAGCCAGTCTACTTTGTCAGCAAATTACTGCAAAACGCGGAACTGAGATATCCACCGACGAAAAAACTAGCATATGCATTAATACTCAGAGCAAGAAGGTTAAGGCATTATTTTCAAAGCAACCAAATCATCGTCAAGACAAATCAACCCCTGCGAAAAATCCTCACAAGACCCGAGGTCTCAGGAAGACTCACCAAATGGTCCATAGAACTTTCCGAATTTGACATCGTCTACGAACCAAGGTCAGCTATCAAAGCTCAGTTCTTAGCAAATTTCCTAGCAGAATTGACAGACCAGCCGAACCAAGACTATACCTGGGAGCTATATGTAGACGGCGCCTCAAATGCAGAAGGATCAGGAGCGGGTGTATACCTCACCAACAAACATGATCTCCAAACCGAGCAGTTAATCAGATTCTCATTCCAAACAAGCAATAATCAAGCCGAGTACGAGGAATTGCTTGCCGGGCTACGACTAGCACAATCCCTAAATATAACACATCTCCAAGTCTATTGTGACTCACAGCTCATCGTCCAATAG
- the LOC112752044 gene encoding NAC domain-containing protein 105 yields the protein MNTFCHVPPGFRFHPTDEELVDYYLRKKVNSTRIDLDVIKDVDLYKIEPWDLQELCRLGTEEQNEWYFFSHKDKKYPTGTRTNRATAAGFWKATGRDKAIYSKHDLIGMRKTLVFYKGRAPNGLKSDWIMHEYRLETDQTAAATPQEEGWVVCRVFKKRVTSIMRKMSDHDSPSCTWYDDSSFMHQQPDHHFDNSCSSSSKHQLIPNNNCDVFYQQHNNNNLPLHHLPLLHQNNNNPIMAPPFAAINNNETTAFQEQGKSLIHHQALLYGNLNEEQASSSAAAAAADWRLVDKFVSSQLREDHHVSKQELMMPENTNNNNNDNGASTSNSSCPIMDVWK from the exons ATGAATACATTTTGTCATGTTCCACCGGGTTTTAGGTTCCATCCGACTGATGAAGAGCTCGTTGATTACTACCTTAGAAAAAAAGTTAATTCAACTAGGATTGACCTTGATGTCATCAAAGATGTTGATCTCTACAAAATCGAACCCTGGGATCTTCAAG AGCTATGCAGACTAGGAACAGAAGAGCAAAATGAGTGGTACTTCTTTAgccataaagataaaaaatatccaACAGGAACTCGCACAAATAGAGCAACTGCAGCAGGGTTTTGGAAAGCAACAGGGAGGGACAAAGCTATATATTCCAAGCATGATTTGATTGGGATGAGAAAGACTCTCGTCTTCTACAAAGGTCGAGCCCCTAATGGCCTCAAATCTGATTGGATTATGCACGAATATCGTCTTGAAACGGATCAAACTGCGGCTGCTACTCCTCAGGAAGAAGGATGGGTTGTGTGTAGAGTGTTCAAGAAGAGAGTGACTTCCATTATGCGTAAGATGAGTGATCATGATTCCCCTTCTTGCACTTGGTATGATGACTCCTCTTTCATGCACCAACAACCAGATCATCACTTTGACaactcttgttcttcttcatcaAAGCACCAACTAATCCCTAATAATAACTGTGATGTCTTCTACcaacaacacaacaacaacaacttgcCTCTTCATCATCTTCCACTTCTTCATCAAAATAACAATAATCCAATCATGGCACCACCATTTGCTGCTATTAATAATAATGAAACTACTGCTTTTCAAGAACAAGGGAAAAGCTTAATTCATCATCAGGCACTACTCTATGGAAATTTAAATGAAGAGCAAGCTTCTTCTtcagctgctgctgctgctgctgattgGAGACTTGTTGACAAGTTTGTTTCATCACAGCTTAGAGAAGATCATCATGTCTCCAAACAAGAATTGATGATGCcagaaaatactaataataataataatgataatggtgCCTCAACATCAAACTCAAGCTGTCCAATAATGGACGTGTGGAAATAG